From the genome of Lutzomyia longipalpis isolate SR_M1_2022 chromosome 2, ASM2433408v1, one region includes:
- the LOC129788594 gene encoding protein Wnt-6-like: MRFVLISTLFLLLMPITGSGWVEGSNVLLDPQRECRKSKRARGKLTDICKNGTSLLKEITNGISMSFAECQYQFRNNRWNCNTQRRSLKRILARDTRETAFVNAITAAGIAYTVARACATGNLVECTCHANSQSHPPSKLKKWRKYLMAPDESWEWAGCGDNINFGVNKSKIFLDARYRRKKDIKALVKTHNNIAGLLAIKKHMQLKCRCHGMSGSCTMQTCWMVMPPFREVADRLRERYDGAAKVIARNDGTSLMPEGRTIKPPTKEDLVYAEESPDFCRPNHRTGSLGTQGRECNATSMGMDGCELLCCNRGYRADLVTRKVPCHCTFEWCCEVKCKMCDERKTRFTCL; the protein is encoded by the exons GGTGGAAGGGAGCAATGTCCTTCTGGATCCACAGCGTGAGTGCCGAAAGTCAAAGAGAGCACGTGGAAAGCTCACGGATATCTGCAAGAATGGCACATCACTGCTCAAAGAAATCACAAATGGGATCTCAATGAGTTTCGCCGAGTGCCAGTATCAGTTTCGCAACAACAGGTGGAACTGCAACACCCAAAGGAGGAGCCTCAAACGTATCCTTGCCCGAG ATACACGGGAGACGGCGTTCGTGAATGCCATCACAGCAGCAGGGATTGCCTACACGGTGGCACGAGCATGTGCCACGGGGAATCTTGTTGAGTGCACGTGTCACGCTAATAGTCAATCCCATCCACCGAGTAAGCTGAAGAAGTGGCGAAAGTACCTCATGGCACCGGATGAGTCGTGGGAATGGGCGGGATGTGGGGATAACATCAATTTTGGGGTGAATAAATCCAAAATCTTCCTTGATGCGAGGTATAGGCGGAAGAAAGACATTAAAGCTCTAGTCAAGACGCACAACAACATCGCAGGATTACTT GCGATAAAGAAGCATATGCAGCTAAAGTGCAGATGCCACGGGATGTCGGGTTCGTGCACAATGCAAACCTGCTGGATGGTTATGCCACCCTTTCGGGAGGTGGCGGATCGCCTTCGAGAGCGCTACGATGGTGCTGCAAAGGTGATCGCGCGCAATGATGGTACAAGCCTCATGCCCGAAGGTAGAACCATCAAACCCCCAACGAAGGAAGATCTCGTCTATGCGGAAGAATCTCCTGATTTTTGTCGTCCAAATCACAGAACAGGCTCCCTTGGTACGCAGGGACGTGAATGCAATGCCACAAGCATGGGGATGGATGGCTGCGAGCTGCTGTGCTGCAATCGTGGCTACAGAGCTGACCTCGTGACACGCAAAGTACCGTGTCACTGTACATTTGAATGGTGCTGCGAGGTGAAGTGCAAGATGTGCGATGAGCGCAAGACACGCTTCACATGCCTCTGA